In Stenotrophomonas sp. ASS1, the following proteins share a genomic window:
- a CDS encoding TIGR00730 family Rossman fold protein — protein sequence MKSICVYCGSNAGSKPAYTERALALGDRIARDGMRLVYGGGNVGLMGTVANAVLAAGGEVTGVIPRQLADWEVAHRGLTELEIVGSMHERKSRMFDLADGFVTLPGGFGTMEEIFEMLTWRQLGIGNKPCAFLDVEGFYAPLIGMIDRMVEERFLHPDQRQDLWYGSDIEEMLEWMKNYKPAQASKWIDEKRRAALR from the coding sequence ATGAAATCGATCTGTGTGTACTGTGGTTCCAACGCTGGCAGCAAGCCGGCCTATACCGAACGCGCCCTGGCCCTGGGCGACCGCATCGCCCGCGACGGGATGCGCCTGGTGTACGGCGGCGGCAATGTCGGCCTGATGGGAACCGTGGCCAATGCCGTGCTCGCCGCCGGCGGCGAAGTGACCGGCGTGATCCCGCGCCAGCTGGCCGACTGGGAAGTGGCCCACCGCGGCCTGACCGAACTGGAAATTGTCGGTTCGATGCATGAGCGCAAGTCGCGCATGTTCGACCTCGCCGATGGCTTCGTCACGCTGCCCGGCGGCTTCGGCACCATGGAAGAGATCTTCGAGATGCTGACCTGGCGCCAGCTTGGCATCGGCAACAAGCCGTGCGCCTTCCTCGACGTGGAAGGTTTCTACGCCCCGCTGATCGGCATGATCGACCGCATGGTGGAAGAGCGCTTCCTGCACCCGGACCAGCGCCAGGACCTGTGGTACGGCTCGGATATCGAAGAGATGCTGGAGTGGATGAAGAACTACAAGCCA